From Pontibacter actiniarum, a single genomic window includes:
- a CDS encoding xylulokinase: MLLLGIDIGTSSIKVSVVDAQTQDCLASAQYPEEESDIISPKPGWAEQSPEMWWEHAKAAIHKANATGVYNPKDIGAIGIAYQMHGLVVVNKEQQPLRNSIIWCDSRAVEIGNKAFKAIGEEKSLSRLLNSPGNFTASKLAWVKANEPELYYNIDKIMLPGDFVAMKLTRSITTSVSALSEGVFWDFKEDQLSGDVLDYYKFEKSLIPEINPVFSEHGTVQQDVADELGLKAGIPVTYKSGDQPNNALSLNVLKPGEVAATAGTSGVIYGVSDKLIYDPQSRVNTFAHVNYGEQQKRLGVLLCINGTGSINRWIRNTAGAGLSYSDMNELAGSVSIGSNGLRVIPFGNGAERMLNNKIVGTHFHNIDLNLHSRAHMFRAVQEGIAFAFRYGLDIMRESGMNPSIIRAGKANLFLSKTFTEAFVNATHVPVELYQNDGSVGAALGAGIGVKAFSSEEEAFTNSKKLQVVEPRAMEQYEPAYQEWKALLEKQLNQN; encoded by the coding sequence ATGCTTTTATTAGGTATAGATATAGGAACATCATCTATCAAAGTATCTGTGGTAGATGCACAAACACAGGATTGCCTGGCCTCGGCGCAGTACCCCGAAGAGGAGTCGGACATTATCTCCCCCAAGCCGGGCTGGGCCGAGCAATCGCCGGAGATGTGGTGGGAACACGCCAAGGCAGCCATACACAAAGCCAATGCCACAGGCGTGTACAACCCAAAGGACATTGGCGCCATTGGCATCGCCTACCAGATGCATGGCCTGGTGGTGGTGAACAAGGAGCAGCAGCCGCTGCGCAACTCCATCATCTGGTGCGACAGCCGCGCCGTGGAGATCGGTAACAAGGCCTTTAAGGCTATCGGCGAAGAGAAAAGCCTGTCGCGCCTGCTTAACTCACCGGGCAACTTCACGGCCTCCAAGCTGGCGTGGGTAAAGGCAAACGAGCCGGAGCTGTACTACAACATCGATAAGATCATGCTCCCCGGCGACTTTGTGGCCATGAAACTGACCCGCAGCATCACCACCAGCGTTTCGGCGCTCTCGGAAGGTGTGTTCTGGGACTTCAAGGAGGATCAGCTCTCGGGCGATGTGCTCGACTACTATAAATTTGAGAAGTCCCTTATCCCGGAGATCAACCCGGTATTCTCGGAGCACGGCACGGTGCAGCAGGATGTGGCAGACGAGCTGGGCCTGAAGGCAGGCATACCGGTTACCTACAAATCCGGCGACCAGCCGAACAACGCGCTTTCGCTCAACGTGCTGAAGCCGGGAGAGGTAGCCGCAACGGCCGGCACCTCCGGCGTGATCTACGGCGTGAGCGACAAACTGATCTACGACCCTCAGTCGCGGGTGAACACCTTTGCCCACGTAAACTACGGGGAGCAGCAAAAGCGCCTGGGCGTGCTGCTCTGCATCAACGGCACGGGCAGCATAAACCGCTGGATCAGGAACACGGCCGGTGCAGGCCTAAGCTACAGCGACATGAACGAGCTGGCCGGCAGCGTCAGCATCGGCAGCAACGGCCTGCGGGTCATCCCGTTCGGCAACGGCGCTGAGCGCATGCTCAACAACAAGATCGTCGGCACGCACTTCCACAACATAGACCTGAACCTGCACTCCCGGGCGCACATGTTCCGGGCTGTGCAGGAGGGCATTGCCTTCGCCTTCCGCTACGGGCTGGACATTATGCGCGAGAGCGGCATGAACCCGAGCATTATCCGGGCGGGCAAAGCCAACCTGTTCCTGAGCAAGACCTTTACAGAGGCCTTTGTGAACGCCACCCACGTGCCGGTGGAGCTGTACCAGAACGACGGCAGCGTGGGCGCCGCCCTGGGCGCCGGTATCGGCGTAAAGGCCTTCAGCTCTGAGGAAGAGGCCTTCACCAACAGCAAGAAGCTGCAGGTGGTCGAGCCGCGGGCGATGGAGCAGTACGAACCGGCCTACCAGGAGTGGAAAGCGCTGCTGGAGAAACAACTGAATCAAAACTAA
- the xylA gene encoding xylose isomerase: MANNTLTQTEYFKGIDKIKYEGPESDNPLAYRWYDENRMVAGKTLKDHLRFAVAYWHSFNADGSDPFGGPTLKFPWNEKADPIARAKDKMDAAFEFITKIGMPYYCFHDVDVVDYTDNVAENERRLQTMVEYAQQKQQETGVKLLWGTANVFSHSRYMNGASTNPDFHVLTHAAAQVKAALDATIALNGENYVFWGGREGYMTLLNTNMKREQEHFAKFLHTAKDYARKQGFKGTFFIEPKPMEPTKHQYDYDAATVIGFLRQYDLLDDFKLNIEVNHATLAGHTFQHELQVASDAGLLGSIDANRGDYQNGWDTDQFPNNLNELTEAMLVFLDAGGVKGGGINFDAKIRRNSTDPADLFYAHIGGADTFARALITADNILQKSDYRKIREERYASFDSGKGKAFEEGKLSLEDLRNYAAEQGEPEVRSGRQEYLENLINRYI, from the coding sequence ATGGCAAATAACACCTTAACCCAGACAGAATACTTCAAGGGCATTGACAAGATTAAGTACGAGGGCCCGGAGTCTGACAACCCGCTGGCGTACCGCTGGTACGACGAGAACCGCATGGTGGCGGGCAAAACCCTGAAAGACCACCTGCGCTTCGCCGTGGCCTACTGGCACTCCTTTAACGCAGACGGCTCTGACCCTTTCGGCGGCCCGACCCTTAAGTTTCCCTGGAACGAGAAGGCGGACCCGATCGCCAGAGCCAAAGACAAGATGGATGCGGCCTTCGAGTTCATCACCAAAATAGGCATGCCTTACTACTGCTTCCATGACGTGGACGTGGTGGACTACACCGACAACGTTGCCGAGAACGAGCGCAGGCTGCAGACGATGGTGGAATATGCGCAGCAGAAGCAGCAGGAGACCGGGGTAAAGCTGCTGTGGGGCACCGCCAACGTGTTCTCGCACAGCCGCTACATGAACGGCGCCTCCACCAACCCCGACTTCCATGTGCTGACGCATGCGGCGGCGCAGGTGAAAGCCGCCCTGGATGCCACCATTGCCCTGAACGGCGAGAACTACGTGTTCTGGGGTGGCCGCGAAGGCTACATGACGCTGCTGAACACGAACATGAAGCGCGAGCAGGAGCACTTTGCCAAGTTCCTGCACACGGCCAAGGACTATGCGCGCAAACAAGGCTTTAAAGGCACCTTCTTTATTGAGCCGAAGCCGATGGAGCCAACCAAGCACCAGTACGACTACGACGCGGCCACGGTAATCGGCTTCCTGCGCCAGTACGACCTGCTGGACGACTTTAAGCTGAACATCGAGGTGAACCATGCCACGCTGGCCGGCCATACTTTCCAGCACGAGCTGCAGGTGGCCTCCGACGCCGGTCTGCTGGGCTCTATCGACGCCAACCGCGGCGACTACCAGAACGGCTGGGACACCGACCAGTTCCCCAACAACCTCAACGAGCTGACGGAGGCCATGCTGGTGTTCCTGGATGCCGGTGGCGTGAAAGGAGGCGGCATTAACTTCGACGCCAAGATCCGCCGAAACTCCACAGACCCTGCCGACCTGTTCTATGCCCACATCGGCGGCGCCGACACCTTCGCCAGAGCCTTGATCACGGCAGACAACATCCTGCAGAAGTCTGACTACAGAAAGATCCGCGAGGAGCGCTACGCCTCTTTCGACAGCGGCAAGGGCAAAGCGTTTGAAGAAGGCAAGCTGAGCCTGGAGGACCTGCGCAACTATGCGGCGGAGCAGGGCGAGCCAGAAGTAAGAAGCGGCCGCCAGGAGTACCTGGAAAACCTGATCAACAGGTACATCTAA
- the xylE gene encoding D-xylose transporter XylE, which yields MENQSNHTAMNLPYIVGITLAATLGGLLFGYDTAVISGAIGSLRTYFDLNDVQEGWAASSALVGCIGGAAIAGWLADRFGRKPGLLAAALLFTISAIGSAIPDTFTEFIVYRIIGGVGVGIASMLSPMYIAEIAPEHLRGRLVSLNQFAIVFGMLVVYFVNYGIAMQGDAAWNVETGWRWMFGSETIPAALFFLLLLFVPQSPRWLMLVGREQQADTVLSRIMNPGYAKKALAEIKHSLHQDRALPKVRIIGQGFGWVVFIGIMLSVFQQITGINVILYYAPRIFSQLGGGTTDTALLQTIVVGAVNLVFTVIAILTVDRLGRKPLMIYGSLGMGICITAVGTTAYLQITDSWILIFMLGYIASFALSLGPVVWVLLSEIFPNQIRGRAMAIAVAAQWISNFAVSQTFPMMMGNSFLMDNFHGGFPFWLYGAMCVVTILFVWKFVPETKGRKLEDMEALWRKKSELVPEEPALAGQSNV from the coding sequence ATGGAAAACCAATCGAACCACACCGCCATGAACCTGCCCTACATCGTGGGCATTACGCTGGCGGCAACGCTGGGCGGGCTGCTCTTTGGGTATGACACCGCCGTTATCTCGGGGGCCATCGGGTCGCTGAGGACGTACTTTGACCTGAACGATGTGCAGGAAGGCTGGGCAGCGTCCAGCGCGCTGGTGGGCTGCATTGGAGGTGCCGCCATAGCAGGTTGGCTCGCAGACAGGTTTGGGCGTAAGCCCGGCCTGCTTGCAGCGGCTTTGCTGTTCACGATCTCAGCCATCGGCTCCGCCATTCCCGACACCTTCACCGAGTTCATTGTCTACCGCATCATAGGCGGGGTGGGCGTGGGTATCGCCTCTATGCTGTCGCCGATGTACATTGCCGAGATCGCACCGGAGCACCTGCGCGGCCGGCTGGTGTCGCTTAACCAGTTTGCCATTGTGTTCGGTATGCTGGTGGTGTACTTCGTGAACTACGGCATCGCCATGCAGGGCGATGCCGCCTGGAACGTAGAAACGGGCTGGCGCTGGATGTTCGGCAGCGAAACCATCCCTGCCGCCCTGTTTTTCCTGCTGCTGCTGTTTGTGCCGCAGAGCCCGCGCTGGCTTATGCTGGTGGGCCGGGAGCAACAGGCAGACACGGTGCTCTCCAGGATCATGAACCCGGGCTACGCCAAGAAAGCGCTGGCCGAGATCAAGCACTCGCTGCACCAGGACCGGGCCCTGCCTAAGGTCAGGATCATTGGCCAGGGCTTCGGCTGGGTCGTGTTTATCGGCATCATGCTGAGCGTTTTTCAGCAGATCACAGGTATAAACGTGATCCTGTACTATGCCCCAAGAATCTTTAGCCAGCTGGGCGGAGGCACCACAGACACTGCTCTGCTGCAGACCATTGTGGTAGGCGCCGTTAACTTGGTCTTTACCGTGATAGCCATACTTACCGTGGACCGCCTGGGCAGAAAGCCGCTGATGATCTACGGCTCGCTGGGCATGGGCATCTGTATTACGGCAGTGGGCACCACCGCCTACTTGCAGATTACCGATAGCTGGATCCTGATCTTCATGCTGGGCTACATCGCCAGCTTTGCGCTGTCGCTCGGCCCGGTGGTGTGGGTGCTGCTTTCGGAGATTTTCCCGAACCAGATCCGCGGCAGGGCCATGGCCATTGCGGTGGCGGCCCAGTGGATCTCCAACTTCGCCGTTAGCCAAACCTTCCCGATGATGATGGGCAACTCCTTCCTGATGGACAACTTCCACGGTGGTTTCCCCTTCTGGTTGTACGGCGCGATGTGCGTGGTAACGATCCTGTTTGTCTGGAAGTTTGTGCCTGAAACCAAGGGCCGGAAGCTGGAAGACATGGAGGCGCTCTGGAGAAAAAAATCAGAGCTGGTACCAGAGGAGCCCGCTCTGGCAGGCCAAAGCAACGTATAG
- a CDS encoding sugar kinase produces MKNGKILTFGELLWRVASAAKGAEEPTEGLMQMHPGGAEANVAAALGRWQLPCSYFSCLPENELATRALTELANCGVDTSPVLRQGDRMGLYFLLTANGLSTGQVVYDRKHSAFSQLAPGQLDWESLLQGYTWFHWSAISPALNANTAALCKEALTAARKLGLTVSVDLNHRNRLWDYGQSPREVMPELVALCDVVMGNIWAAHTMLGTPLAAGLGRETEQQTYLRHAAQAAADIQQQFPQCRHVAFTFRFMDSPNHNLFYGTYHHGTRHYTSATHETQELVDRIGSGDAFMAGLIYGLYQQLDGQAVVDFATSAAFQKLFVSGDFGKHTVTQIKAHMASAEA; encoded by the coding sequence ATGAAGAATGGAAAGATACTGACCTTCGGGGAGCTCCTCTGGCGCGTGGCCTCCGCAGCCAAGGGTGCAGAGGAACCCACGGAGGGCCTGATGCAGATGCACCCGGGCGGCGCAGAAGCCAACGTGGCGGCCGCCCTGGGCCGCTGGCAGCTGCCCTGCTCTTACTTTAGCTGCCTGCCTGAAAACGAGCTGGCCACCAGGGCCCTCACCGAGCTGGCGAACTGCGGCGTTGACACCAGCCCGGTCCTCAGGCAGGGAGACCGCATGGGCTTGTACTTTCTGCTGACAGCCAACGGCCTGAGCACCGGGCAGGTGGTGTACGATAGAAAGCACTCCGCTTTCAGCCAGCTCGCGCCCGGGCAGCTCGACTGGGAAAGCCTGCTGCAAGGCTATACCTGGTTTCACTGGAGCGCCATCTCCCCTGCCCTTAACGCAAACACGGCGGCCCTGTGCAAGGAGGCGCTTACCGCCGCCAGGAAACTGGGGCTGACGGTATCAGTGGACCTCAACCACCGGAACCGCCTCTGGGACTATGGCCAATCGCCGCGGGAGGTTATGCCGGAGCTGGTGGCTTTGTGTGATGTGGTTATGGGCAACATCTGGGCCGCCCACACCATGCTGGGCACTCCCCTTGCCGCAGGCCTAGGCCGCGAAACAGAGCAGCAGACTTACCTCCGGCATGCAGCGCAGGCCGCCGCCGACATACAGCAGCAGTTTCCGCAGTGCAGGCATGTGGCCTTCACCTTCCGGTTTATGGACAGCCCGAACCACAACCTCTTTTACGGCACCTACCACCACGGCACCCGGCACTACACCTCCGCAACGCACGAAACACAGGAGCTGGTGGATCGGATCGGGAGCGGCGACGCCTTTATGGCAGGTTTGATTTACGGCCTCTACCAGCAGCTGGACGGCCAGGCCGTGGTTGACTTTGCCACTTCCGCCGCGTTTCAGAAGCTCTTTGTTTCCGGAGACTTTGGCAAGCACACCGTAACGCAAATAAAAGCACACATGGCTTCTGCCGAGGCCTAA
- a CDS encoding ketohydroxyglutarate aldolase, translating to MATDTRQALQQILATPTIPVYYNSNPEECKAVLSACYEGGIRVFEFTDRGAAALDNFKVLKELAQARYPDLKLGIGTIKDSARAEAYIAAGADFIVCPIMDAAVAQTVQRHELLWIPGCMTPTEIAQAEKAGAQLVKLFPGSVLGVEFLKAIKALFPDLLFMPTGGVAPTAESIHEWFSAGVKAVGLGSKLFEPDTTSGSGHAWLSARCRQLLEWAQNNKGGS from the coding sequence ATGGCAACCGATACAAGACAGGCACTGCAGCAGATACTGGCAACGCCCACCATACCCGTGTACTATAACAGCAATCCGGAGGAGTGCAAGGCTGTGCTTAGCGCGTGCTACGAAGGCGGCATCCGGGTATTTGAGTTTACAGACCGGGGCGCAGCGGCGCTCGATAATTTTAAGGTACTAAAAGAACTGGCCCAGGCGCGCTACCCTGACCTGAAGCTGGGCATCGGCACCATAAAAGACAGTGCCAGGGCAGAGGCCTACATAGCGGCAGGTGCAGACTTCATCGTGTGCCCCATTATGGATGCCGCCGTTGCGCAGACCGTGCAGCGCCACGAACTGCTCTGGATACCCGGCTGCATGACTCCCACGGAGATTGCACAGGCAGAGAAGGCCGGGGCACAGCTGGTGAAACTGTTTCCGGGCAGTGTGCTGGGCGTGGAGTTCCTGAAGGCCATCAAAGCCCTGTTCCCGGACCTCCTGTTTATGCCTACCGGCGGCGTGGCGCCCACGGCCGAAAGTATACACGAGTGGTTCTCCGCCGGCGTGAAGGCGGTGGGGCTCGGCTCTAAGCTGTTTGAACCCGACACTACCTCCGGCAGCGGCCACGCATGGCTGAGCGCGCGCTGCCGGCAGCTGCTGGAATGGGCGCAGAACAACAAAGGGGGGAGCTAA
- the mug gene encoding G/U mismatch-specific DNA glycosylase yields MPYKPTKDELAAAVGLTVPDVIAPDLKVLFCGINPSVYTAVVKYNFARPGNRFWPTLFAAGFTPKLFLPEEQQELLPLGYGITNVVDRATVAAADLSKEELRLGGEQLVQKVHEYKPQVLALLGISVYQAAFGQKSSGVGLQGLMIGTTQVWVLPNPSGLNAHFPPRRLAEVYRELRAYVG; encoded by the coding sequence ATGCCGTACAAACCAACCAAGGACGAACTGGCCGCCGCTGTAGGGCTAACAGTGCCCGATGTAATTGCCCCGGACCTGAAGGTGCTGTTCTGTGGCATAAACCCGAGCGTGTACACAGCTGTGGTGAAGTACAACTTTGCGCGCCCCGGCAACCGTTTCTGGCCAACCCTGTTTGCCGCTGGCTTTACCCCCAAACTGTTTCTGCCGGAAGAGCAGCAGGAGCTTTTGCCCCTGGGCTATGGCATTACCAACGTGGTAGACAGGGCCACCGTAGCCGCCGCCGATCTGAGCAAAGAGGAGCTGAGGCTGGGAGGGGAGCAGCTGGTGCAGAAGGTGCACGAGTATAAACCGCAGGTGCTGGCCCTGCTCGGGATCTCCGTTTACCAGGCAGCCTTCGGGCAGAAGAGCAGCGGTGTGGGCCTGCAGGGGCTGATGATCGGTACCACACAAGTATGGGTGCTGCCTAACCCCAGTGGCCTCAACGCACATTTCCCGCCCCGGCGACTGGCCGAAGTATACCGTGAGCTGCGGGCGTATGTGGGGTAG
- a CDS encoding DUF4145 domain-containing protein encodes MRWTCPFCDHKVFIDKANYYESVSTLLIENKHGRRQLTTAWIVCPNDTCKEYSLFTILHAQVWSPQATKWLQGELLQTWPLVPQSSAKVFPEYVPLGVREDYNEACAIRNLSPKASATLARRCLQGMIRNFYGVSKRTLFDEIEAIKDKVDPMTWASIDATRKIGNIGAHMEKDINVIVDVDSKEAQVLINLIEILIKDWYINRHDREEMLKSVVSIAEEKTEMKKAKPTE; translated from the coding sequence ATGAGATGGACCTGTCCGTTTTGCGACCATAAAGTTTTCATTGATAAGGCTAACTATTATGAAAGTGTGTCTACGCTTTTAATTGAAAATAAGCACGGGAGGAGGCAGCTCACAACAGCATGGATTGTTTGCCCTAATGACACATGTAAAGAGTACTCACTCTTCACAATCCTACACGCTCAAGTGTGGAGTCCACAAGCGACCAAATGGTTACAAGGAGAACTTCTCCAAACATGGCCGCTAGTTCCACAGTCTTCTGCAAAGGTTTTCCCAGAATACGTCCCTCTAGGTGTAAGAGAAGACTATAACGAAGCTTGTGCAATTCGTAATCTTAGCCCCAAAGCATCTGCCACACTTGCTCGTAGGTGCTTGCAAGGCATGATCCGTAACTTTTACGGAGTAAGTAAACGGACACTTTTCGACGAGATTGAAGCAATAAAAGATAAAGTAGATCCTATGACATGGGCATCTATCGATGCGACGAGGAAGATTGGAAACATCGGAGCTCATATGGAGAAGGACATCAACGTAATCGTTGATGTAGACTCGAAAGAGGCACAGGTATTAATTAATTTGATTGAGATACTTATCAAGGACTGGTACATAAATAGACACGATAGAGAGGAAATGTTAAAAAGTGTAGTCAGTATAGCAGAGGAAAAAACGGAGATGAAAAAGGCAAAGCCGACTGAATAG
- a CDS encoding S41 family peptidase codes for MKLTQIPFILLLLLCANFAYAQTCDCESNFEWVKKTFEENDAGFRYALEQKGTQAYEDHNKRTLAKVKAAKSLPDCTPILYEWLKFFRSGHISIQLKENSNSNATASQTSFDNWETLKVDVPKFEKYLEKKKQHDYEGIWVSEPYKVGIKKVKDDYIGFIIASGADTWKKDQVKLKISTKDGKTKSTFYMRDHSAVESDNVEMLGKNVLQLGNSTLKRVLPKLEDEKEMADYLKLVAAKKPYLESLNSQTLYIRIPSFRMENKKAIDSLLLANKDKLLQTENLILDIRSGTGGSDASFAEILPFIYTNPIRTVGVEFLSTKLNNQRMLDFANDPKYGLSEETMKWAKEAYGKLVEHPGEFVNLNENVVRVEKLDTVYAYPKNVGIIINNGNGSTDEQFLLAAKQSKKVKLFGTTTFGVLDISNMYFVASPCKEFELGYSLSRSRRIPDFTIDGKGIQPDYYLDNSIPKYKWVEFVSGVLNGK; via the coding sequence ATGAAACTGACCCAAATTCCTTTCATTCTTCTACTTCTCTTGTGCGCTAACTTCGCCTATGCCCAAACCTGTGACTGTGAGTCTAACTTTGAGTGGGTGAAAAAGACGTTTGAAGAGAATGATGCCGGGTTTCGTTATGCCCTGGAGCAGAAAGGAACACAAGCCTACGAAGACCATAACAAGCGGACGTTAGCCAAAGTAAAGGCTGCCAAATCTCTCCCCGACTGTACGCCTATTCTATACGAGTGGCTGAAGTTTTTTAGGTCGGGCCATATCTCCATCCAACTGAAAGAAAACAGCAATAGCAACGCTACTGCCTCACAAACCAGCTTTGATAACTGGGAAACGCTGAAGGTAGATGTGCCGAAGTTTGAAAAGTACCTGGAGAAAAAGAAGCAGCACGACTACGAAGGAATATGGGTATCAGAACCGTACAAGGTAGGCATCAAGAAAGTGAAGGACGACTATATTGGTTTTATCATAGCGTCAGGTGCCGATACTTGGAAGAAAGACCAGGTGAAACTAAAAATCTCTACCAAAGATGGAAAGACAAAATCGACCTTCTACATGCGAGACCACAGTGCGGTGGAGTCCGACAATGTTGAAATGCTTGGCAAAAATGTACTGCAGCTCGGAAACTCTACGCTGAAAAGGGTGCTTCCGAAACTGGAGGATGAGAAAGAAATGGCAGACTATTTAAAATTGGTAGCAGCAAAAAAGCCTTACCTGGAAAGCCTGAACAGCCAAACGCTTTACATTAGAATCCCTTCTTTCAGGATGGAAAACAAGAAAGCCATAGACAGCCTGCTGCTGGCAAACAAGGACAAGCTACTGCAAACGGAAAACCTGATACTCGACATCAGAAGCGGAACCGGTGGCAGTGATGCCAGCTTTGCCGAGATCCTGCCGTTTATCTATACTAACCCAATCAGAACAGTTGGTGTTGAGTTTCTGTCCACGAAGCTAAATAACCAACGCATGCTCGACTTTGCCAATGACCCTAAGTATGGCTTAAGCGAAGAGACTATGAAGTGGGCAAAAGAGGCTTATGGAAAGCTGGTGGAACATCCTGGCGAGTTTGTTAACCTAAACGAGAACGTAGTCAGGGTAGAGAAGCTGGATACGGTTTATGCATACCCAAAAAATGTAGGAATCATCATTAACAACGGCAACGGCAGTACAGACGAGCAGTTTTTGCTGGCCGCCAAGCAAAGTAAGAAAGTGAAGCTCTTCGGCACCACTACTTTTGGGGTGTTAGATATATCAAACATGTATTTTGTTGCGTCGCCTTGCAAGGAGTTTGAACTAGGCTACAGCCTTTCCAGGAGCAGGCGCATCCCAGACTTCACAATTGACGGAAAAGGAATTCAGCCAGATTATTATTTAGATAATTCGATACCAAAGTATAAATGGGTGGAGTTTGTGAGCGGCGTTCTAAACGGGAAATAG
- a CDS encoding DUF4932 domain-containing protein — MIPQLKALPLAAVMLVGGAAIVQAQQLPTIKSNVESISYVLNGTDRHPDWKISPNLKPDRLEVECKQKKTKVSFVTDVDSIEFNIKVGDTVQFYVQQAGREKALTEIVGLPKNVNFSKKYIRENEGKFAVEVPEVHELANILVAISTVGQQDSNMVDMTTPYYKEVMAHFAPYKNHPVMEVVNKHITKPFDNNSYWYYYAMKMNACAYSFDKQDKIKNDGVILKMGFGNQADPIVANLALIEDFAKKSNFRAFYQQHQPYYNELLQTYRTQNPIDQMQAWLESKFKFKYGNYRVTFSPLIGGAHSTNRFEDNGFNQTIMFVRRADLEPTYNEKVNEMRNSRVVFTEIDHNFINPVSEKYLAQIDEVFADRAKWVNEVQGTSAYSSPYNVFNEYMTWAVYSLYCLDKFSAEDNASFIPTMEWQMENSRGFKRFGDFNRQLISLYKANPNISMDELYTQMLSWSRNLQAKL; from the coding sequence ATGATTCCTCAACTTAAAGCCTTGCCCCTTGCCGCTGTTATGCTGGTGGGTGGTGCAGCAATAGTACAGGCACAGCAGTTGCCAACCATCAAATCTAATGTGGAAAGCATTAGCTATGTACTCAACGGTACCGACAGGCACCCTGATTGGAAAATCTCGCCGAACCTGAAGCCGGACAGGCTGGAGGTGGAGTGCAAGCAGAAGAAGACCAAAGTCTCTTTTGTGACGGATGTTGACTCGATTGAATTTAACATCAAAGTAGGGGACACCGTGCAGTTTTACGTGCAGCAGGCAGGCCGGGAAAAAGCGCTGACAGAGATTGTTGGGTTGCCTAAAAACGTGAACTTCTCGAAGAAGTATATCCGTGAGAACGAAGGGAAGTTTGCGGTAGAGGTGCCGGAGGTGCATGAGCTGGCCAACATCCTGGTCGCTATTTCTACGGTAGGGCAGCAGGACTCTAACATGGTAGACATGACCACGCCCTACTACAAAGAGGTGATGGCGCACTTCGCACCATACAAAAACCACCCGGTAATGGAGGTGGTGAACAAGCACATTACCAAGCCCTTCGATAACAACAGCTACTGGTACTACTACGCCATGAAAATGAACGCCTGCGCGTACTCGTTCGACAAACAGGACAAGATCAAGAACGATGGTGTTATCCTCAAGATGGGGTTTGGTAACCAGGCTGATCCTATTGTAGCTAACCTCGCCTTGATTGAGGACTTTGCCAAGAAATCTAATTTCAGAGCGTTTTATCAGCAGCACCAGCCATATTATAACGAGTTGTTGCAGACTTACCGCACGCAAAACCCGATAGACCAGATGCAGGCCTGGCTGGAGAGCAAGTTTAAATTTAAGTATGGGAATTACCGCGTTACGTTCTCCCCGTTGATAGGTGGCGCGCACTCTACCAACCGCTTCGAAGATAACGGCTTTAATCAAACGATAATGTTTGTGCGCAGGGCTGACCTTGAGCCTACGTATAACGAGAAGGTAAACGAGATGCGCAACTCGCGTGTGGTGTTTACAGAGATCGACCACAACTTCATAAACCCAGTTTCGGAAAAGTATTTAGCACAGATAGACGAGGTGTTTGCCGACAGGGCAAAGTGGGTGAACGAAGTACAAGGCACCAGCGCCTACAGCTCTCCTTACAACGTGTTCAATGAGTACATGACCTGGGCGGTTTACTCGCTCTACTGCCTGGATAAGTTCTCTGCCGAGGATAATGCCTCTTTTATCCCTACCATGGAGTGGCAGATGGAGAACAGCCGCGGCTTTAAGAGGTTCGGGGACTTTAACCGGCAGCTCATCTCGCTCTACAAGGCAAACCCAAACATCAGCATGGATGAGTTGTACACCCAAATGCTAAGCTGGAGCAGAAACTTGCAGGCAAAGCTATAG